The DNA window AGAGTGGGCTGCCAACCACCAAGAGATACTTTtggagtaaaaataaaataaaatatcctgCAAAAATATCCAGCCAAATCTGCCCTAAGAGGGGCCAAGGGGAGGAAAACCTCATCCTAAACAAGAGCAAAAGGATTAATTTGGTTGGCCAAGAATGGCTCAAATGGCCCCCTCCTCCCTATCATTAGTGGTTGAACCATGGGGTCACAACGTATGGGGCATGCCCACCACACACCCTAATTCTCCACTACATGGCCCAATTAATTtgagaccaaaaaaaaaagattaactaGAAACTCGTGGCTTTTTCACCCACTGACAGCATGGCCCCACCGGCCGACATACTTCGCTGAACCCCAATCTTCTCCAACCGAATGTTGTGATGTAATTCTTCGTCAGGCATAGTTTCATGTAAAGAGAAATGATTTCTCGTTTGAATTAGCATTCTCGTCTTTTCGTTCATccttatatgttaaaatttgaaatttttaatcttaaatttaaagttgcttcagattttttttagtgtagtttattttttatatatctaagaacatatataaaacttttattcacgaattattttttatttttaaatacataatttcactttttttataaaaaaccctaaattgACCTCCTTGCATTATTTCTCGGTTTAAATGGGACCAAATCTTGTGACACAAATCCCAGATCCGTACACAGAAACAAGAGAGGAAGAGCTTTATATTGTGCATGTAACAGTAATCTCTCTCTCATGGAGTTGGGCCAATCATGGTCAGCCATGGATGATGCATGCAAGCCTCCAAGAtccggtggggcccaccgctAGCATCTCGTGAAAAGGTTGCCGAGCCGATAAAGGGCGCGCCACGTGTGCGGGAGAATCCGGGCGGCCAATGGGAGGGCGCCATGTCAGCGGATAAGGGCAAAATCATATAGGGGAGGGCCTTTTCGTTGGGAGGTCAGGGCTCACAGCTGATGGGTGGAAGGGGGTAGATGCGATGGGCAATCAGAGGATTTTACTGTAATGCCCCTCCTGTGCCTTTGCTTTTGCTGTTGGTGTGATTTGGAGCTTTGCACTGGATGCTGTTTGAGGTGGATTTGATCTAATTTTGTTGCAAAGTTGTGGGCAAATATCTTGGCAACTGTAATTTGATATACTCGATAATTCACTTATGTAAAAGAATTGGTTGTATAAAGAAAACATCCATGTGCGTTACTGATTCGGTATGTTTAACGAATTGATCAGTCGAGCTAAGCTGGTCTAATTCAATATATAGGGAAATCATGTCGATTAGAATCCATGTTTTGAGTGAAACATGTATATTTTGCTCAatccgttctatattataaaactttatgaGTTTGCTTATATTCAtctatgtatcaatgtatgtCTTATATATGTGGCTAGACTCATTATCACacaaatgaatttaggcaataGCAGAAAGGCTTATAATGTGGAATGGGGAGACTATATCATAAGAGGTGGTGCTGAGAATGCAATTTTTCACTTGTAAATTCACCCGTGGATATAATATTAGATGACAAGCTGTATCAAAGGTTTTATCGTTTTTCTGCTGGCATTTAGTTAATGTTTTGTCATCTAACCAAAAAGGTGtagagaaaagagaagtacATAATTACATATGCTGCATAAGGTAGGTACATGTACTCAATCTGTAGATACATCCGACAAATTATGTGTGTAATTAACACCTAGTAAATGACAACAAACTTGATCAAAcaaactatattatattttgtataagaGAATCACAACAGATAAAGATATTATAACGATTGTTACTATGGCATACCAAATCaataagataatatatttagcaTATTCACACAGACGTGGAGCCAGCGTGAGACAATCAGGAGAAGTGTCACTTGACATTTCGCCAAAAACATATGGAGGAATGCTTCAAAGCTTTTGGTTTTCATCCAGCACAAGAAGCATGTCGACAAGGTGTACTGGTCCAAAATactgtatataatataatagaattGAGTAATGCTTAGTCCCATGATTCATTGGCCAGTGCCGTCTACAGAGTAggtaattattgattattagGGGAATGGTTAGCAACAGACAATCAGGAAGTACCTAAAGAAATTAACACTCACCTTTTTTCATGGGTTCCAATGATAAATATATGGGAATCAaccataaaacttattttatgttCTATAGTTCAGTTTATTGTCTCCCAAAAATATTGATCAATAACCCTAAATATTCTCTAGTTTTCTGATAATTATGCCGCCATTTATTTATCTCTTCTAATATTGCACATGTATTATGATTTTAGTTTTCCCTATCTACAACGTATGGATATGTTGCTAGTCGATATAAACTGAATAGGAGTTCAACGGCGATGAACTGGTTCCGTTTTGTTAcacaactttaaatatgactgcatgattttttttcaagttgtCTACGATTACCAGATGAGGGTGGTGAGGTTTGCAAATACTACTGCCTAGGGCAAATTGGTCTCAGTTATGGTAGCTGCAAATCCCAAATCCCAGATGCCCCAAACAATGCCAACATATGTAAAAcctagagagagaagaaaaaacacacacagaAGATGAAGAGAGGAGGGGCCTGCACAAAATGCAAGTGTGGGTCCAGCTGATTGCAGTGGGTCCCACAGGCAGGGAGGGTAGGAAAGGGACCCAATGAGAGGAGGCTTGTCTCTTCCTCTAGCCTTCTTCCTCTAAAACCccaccccctcctccctcctcttgaaccctttcttcctcctcctcacccctCTCCCCCACACCACCAAGCTCCAATTCCCCAcatcttcctctctctctctctatctctaaccTCTACTACCATAGGATCAAccatcttctctctctctctctctctgtatctctctcctcaccTAGAATTAGCATTGCTGCTCTGCTCATCTATCTCCAATCCCAAGAGGTTTCTCAATTCAGCTCAGAGAATTCTTCTCCCAGCTGCAGCTCTgcctctgctctgctctgcttcTTGACCTCTTCTTGCTCAGAGGAGTACAGCTTCAAAGGCAGGGCCTTTTCGATTCCccaatctttttttcttcaaggTGTTCTTGGAGGTTTTTCTCTTAGCCTTTTGGAGTCCCCAAGGTAGCAGCTTGAAGTGAGGTTGGAAAACTTGGAATACCTTTTTTTCATCTTGTCGGGAGCAGCAGAAAGTTTCAGTGGCGAGGAAAATTTTCCATTTTGATTGGTTCAGTGTTTGGACATTTTCTTGCTTCTCTTGTGTGGAATTCTTGGGAGCTgatcggtggtggtgggagagGCCATTGCAATGTCGTCTTCTTGCATACCGACCGGCCTGAGGCTGGACCTGGACATGGtgaaggcggcgacgtcgccggGGGCGCACTCGTCGCCGCTGCGGCCGGCGcactcgtcgccgtcgtcgacgctgTCGGAGGCGTCgaactcgtcgtcgtcggcgacgtcggtgTCGCTGAAGCGCGCGAGGGCGCCGCGGAAGCGGCCGAACCAGGCGTAcaacgaggcggcggcgctgctggcgTCCATCCACCCGTCGGTCTTCCCCGTCAAGAAGAGCCCCAAGACGGCGTCGCGCCCGCCGACGAGGCAGCTCTCTGGGTTGTCGGCAGTGTTCGACCCCTCCTCCgacctcctcccgccgctcccggtcctcgccgacgccgcatTCCTCCTCCgcgacgcgccgtcgccgttgccgcaGCCGCAGAGCccgtccggcggcggcaagaactgctcgtcgccggcgccggtgagcAGCGCGTTCCGGGAGTTCCGTGacccggcgccgtcgccggcgagccccgACACCACCGACGAGCCCGGCGAGCTCGACTTCGACGACGACTGCTTCGACGCCGACTCCATTCTCGACGTGGACGAGGCTGCGGCCGACGGCGCAGCCGAGGGGATCGACGGCATCATGGGCAGCCTCACGGTGGAGACCAACACGACCTCCACAACGTCCGACGACTCCATCCTCTCGAGCTCCGGCATACACCCCTACCTCAGGAGCCTCATGGTGgtcggcctcgccggccggtTCGAGCTCGGCCTTGGGTCCCGGCACGGCTCGCGGCCCAACCTGAACCGCGCGCTCAAGCGgcgggacgacgacggcgcgtggTGGATGTGGCCGGCCGTGCCAGTCAAAGACAtcaccgccacgccgccgccggcagcgtcGAACACCGCAATGCCGTCAGCACCAGCAgcgccggagaagaagaagagcaagaagaagaaggtggtCAAGGTGGAGAAGGTGATGGcgagggagaaggaggagtCACCCAATGCGAAATGCAAGGAGGAAGCAGACGGGACAGTGGACGCCGGcaatggcggcgacggcggcgacgcggacaGCCTGCCAACGAAGGCACCCAAGACCGGGTTGGGGCTGAAGCTGGACACCGACGACGTGCTCAAGGCGTGGTCCGGCAAGGGGTCGATgttcgccgacggcggcgcgccggagtCGCCCAAGTCGGCCGCCGAAGTGCGGGTGAGTGCATGAATTCTCCCTCCTAAATTGCTGAAGCATGGCAGCTTAATCCATCTTCTCTTTATTGCAATTTattttcctgaaaaaaaatggtgtctTGCAGTAGGAGAGTAATAAAATATGGACATCAATTTGATGAATAAACAGTAACTGggcatataaaaattcaaatttgttttgcatggagtGAAAGCTCCTTTAGTAAAAGTTTAcaagttaaattttggcaaacttggatgaatttttacCTCTTCTATCGCATTGTTACTCAGATTGAACGGGCATATCAACAAAAGCCCAAAACAGATGAACTCTGAATAGGATGGTTAAGGTTTCTATTGAGTTGTACCACAAGAAAGAATTTTCAGTACATATCATTTTTAACTTACTTTCACCTCCCTTCGCCCAATTCTTCTAATAAGAAGTTCATTGtagaaataagataaatacttcatattatataaagttttgatCTTACTTAGATTCATTCCTAGATCAATCAACGGaggtaataaattttatatatgtgtctagattcattagcattcatataaatctatggAGAGCCAGAATATCTTAGaatatgaaacggaagtaataaattttatttgtagaaATTTGTTGTCAATAGTGAAAATAACAAAGACATAGCTAAAAACACGTGGTCGATATGTAACAGCAATTTGGATTTTGGAGAGCTAGCCTTTGGCAGGGAATTGTTTATCCAAACTGATGGTCCATAACAACACCAGTACTCTAGTAGCTCAGTAATGTTAGTACATATTTGTAAGTACGGACTTTTTTACACTTTCACGAGTACTCCAGTTAACCATAAAATGGATGCATTCATAAaagctatgaaattcatttgaAAAGATCTAAATAGTGAGTCTCAGCAAATCAAATGGGCAAAATGGTTTGTtcaaatttttgcaaaatatttggTGAAGAACTGCTAGAAACAGGATAAATTAATTCTATGAGCTAATATCTGCACCTTGAGTTCAGATTATTAAACCAGTTTTAGAGGTTTAAAATAGACCTATGCAGTTAAAATCAATCATTCAACAGTGGACCACAGACAGTTGGGCCTGGAGATCGACTGACATAGATTACATGGATGTCTTCTTGCAAGGATTCATTTGGGCTCGAAATCGTTGCCCTTTGGGCCAATGATAGAGCAACTGCAACAAACTCCAGCCCCAATTCAGTTGTCATTTTCTGCAATTTGCTCTCACAAATGGCAAGATTTGCAGCTGTCATAATGGGGGAAGCATAACCGTTTCAGATGTGTCCGGCTCCATTATATTTTGGACACACTCTGCATTGCATGTATTGGACTATTGCAACCATGGAAAAACATTTTAACGATGATTTTAACTGTATACATAGTTTGCATTTCTTTTCTAGGATTGCTGAATGAAAAAGAAGCACTTACAGTCTTTTCACTGTCGATGCAGGCAAAACTTGCAGACATTGACCTGTTCCCTGAGAATGGATCTGGTGCTGGTGGCATCAGGGAAGCCAGTGTCATGAGGTACAAGGAGAAGCGGCGCACCCGGCTGTTCTCCAAGAAGATCCGGTACCAAGTCCGGAAGGTGAACGCCGACTGCCGGCCTCGGATGAAGGCAAGCACTAGAACTGATTCTTGAAAGCATAAAAAGGTCTATTTAATTGTAAGGCAGAAGATATTCTTGAAACCCATTTTTTTCCAcaccaaaaatatcattttttttctctctttacCTAGAGTTTTATCATAGCACTATCAATGCAAAATCTTGCAGGGTTGTACTGATGTGTTGTTTTTTGTCTGTTTGGATTCTTGCAGGGAAGGTTTGTTAGGAGCCCATCTCTTCTTCAGCAAGTCCTGGAGGAAGAGAGCTAGACAGACAGACAGTGATACTTGCTAGCCTTTTTATGAACACCTTTTTTTTGGCCTTTTAGTTCCTCATTAGCTAAGAGATGTGAGTGAGAGTGTTTTTTTTGCTCTTGTTGGAGTTTTGCTTTGGGGGGAGATAGAGATGATGCCTTTAGAGTGAGTTGTGATGGGGGATCACATAGTTTGTCTCAAGTTTACAATGTGAGGTACAAAGGAAGGAAATAAAGTGATGTTAGAATATACAGTCATACACAGTTTAATCCTAAAATTCTCGATTCACCGGCAAATTCTTCGAAACGTGCACAACAAAGAGAAACGAACAAAATGGTCAAAAATCGAGATTAAGAAACTACTTCTTGATGTAGCATGTCCCACTCTATGAAATTCATGCTTAACAGAAAGCCTTTTCAGAAATTCAGAGAATAACATGCAGACAAtctttcatgtaaaaaaaatacattgcaGTTAATTATATCGAAACAAAAAGCAGGATTAGCAGCAGGATTACCTTCAAAGAATCACATCCAACTCAAAGACTTGGAAATCAACATCACCTGAAGCAGTAGAGAAGCATCACTGGATTGGCAGTAGGTTAACAACATCACCTCGAAATCAAGAAGTGGAGACTGAAACTGCATGCAGTAGAGAAAGCAATTGCTGGATTAGCATTTCGAAAGGGCGTCTCCCCTTTGCAAAAACTCTGCACCTCCCGTCTCCCCACGCACACCGTGGCCTTTTTTTCCTGATCCTTTGCACTATCTTCAGCTCAAGATGAACAACTGAGCATGTTTTGGAGCCGGACTGATGGCTCGTCTGACACTGAAGATGAAGTGAGCATGTTTTCAAGCCGGACTAATTGCAGGTCTGTATAAACAGGACACATTTGCAGCAGGTCATCTTGAAAGCAGCTCTGGAAACGACAATTATGTACACTATAAATAGTATCCAAAATTAACACTTCGCAGCATTACTGAATTCGATTTAACAGCACTTCATGAACTCGTACAACAACATAATTGTCCAGTGGAATGTGGGATACATACACCAAGTAACGGTCCACAACAACAACTATAAGGATACAACGTTCTTATTTCGCTCATATATACATGAAATAAGTCTTGCACATCTTGGTTACTCAATAGGTGCAGTAATCACGATTttagaagggaaaaaaggtgAGCCTGCGAAGTTTCTGTGGGGAGAGTTGAAGATCATCGTGCACTCATTGCTGCAACAACTTCAGGGTGGTAGTGGAGCATCTCATGCCACATCATTTCCCTGATCATATCTGCACTAATGTTTTCATCTATGTCCAGATCAATAGGCACTTGTGCAGGAGGATTTGCACTTGGATCATACAGAGGAGACATGTAGGGGTGCTCAAGAGCCTCAGTGACGCTGATTCTTTTGGTAGGGTCAAATATGAGCATCTTCTGTAAAAGATCAATGGCAAGAGGGTGTGCGTGCGGATACATACTTGCGAGCGGCACACCAGGAGTGTAGGGAAGGGATTTGATATATCTGCGAGCTTTTGGGTTGTCAATGAATTCCAGGTCAGACTCACTCATGGTGCCGAGAACGTTGACTATGAGCTTGAGTTGATTTAGGCACTCAGTTCCTGGAAAAATAGGCTTGCGACCAAGTAGCTCAGCAAAGATGCAACCAACAGACCAAACATCAATGGAAGTGCCATAGTTGTCACAGCAAAGGAGCAGCTCGGGAGCTCTATACCAGCGGGTGACAACATATTCAGTCATAAACTGGCCTTTACTACTGTTTGTACGTGCAAGACCAAAATCGCATATCTTGAGATCACAGTTTGCATTAACTAATAGATTTCCAGGTTTGAGGTCTCTGTGGAGTATCTCTGCCGAATGGAGATATTTCAGTCCTCGAAGCAACTACAACAAAGAAAACGACAGTATCTTAAATCATCTGGAAGATACAGATTGCAAAAAACAAGAACTAAATGGTAGATGatccaaaattaactcatgATAACAGATCAAATGAATCTGAGGGTAGGGTGAACAGGCAATTCATCAAGCAAAAAAGTATTTCTTGTAAAGAGAGGTCTACTTGTGTGGTTCAATGAAGAACCCTAGCATGTAAAGAAGAGGTCTACTATTCAGAACTATTTGAAAGAAGATCCTAGTTCACAGATTCAAAGCCATATTTGAAATTCTTGATGGAAATGTGGTttgatgaaattaataaaataagttagaATTGATGCAAATCTAAAACAGAGCAAGAGGGTTTCAATTCCAATTATAGGTTGTTGCACGGACATTAGCCCATGGCTCGTGGCTGCTTTTTTATGTACTTGATGAGGCAACAAGGGAATGCATGGATGGAGGTGTCCCATGACACATAAGAAAATCAAGTCtagcaaaaaaatgttaaaataaaattataatatgtaaaaagAGGAATCATGGTGGCAATACTTAGTGCACATAGTGTGTCCAACTGGTTGCTGGCTCAGAACtgcagggaaaaaaagagttcATGTATCAAGTATGCACTAATCTATTGAGAACAACAGCAAATAAGAGTAAGACCCTTTtgtcaaaaaagaaatagaaagtCTTAACAATTCTAGGCCATCCAAGTTTAGTTTGCCTCGAAGCTGCAGACTACAGGAAAATAGTTTTACCTTCTACTATCTATTTATCAGTCTAAACTGTTGGAATCTGGGTTGGAAGTTAATGAGCCtttttttctcagtttttttcaaatactagTGATGCACAAACATGAGTCAAATTAGAATCGAACCAAATGTTACTACAAGTTACATTAGTTATTTCACATTAGGAATGCATTGCtcaaattattattgtcattGACAATATTCACAAATCATCGCTGGTGCAAAACATTcacatgttaaaaaattagtctGACTTTGAAATCCTAACTTACAgaagaaatattaaaattaagattGTGCCTCGTGCATTCGGGGATGAACCTTCTTATAAGATTGGATAAGGTTTGCTGATATAAGATGCCTTCTCACAAATTCTAAGCATTTGTCAAGGAACATTATAAACACACTATTACTCTTAAGTAAATGTGAAAGATGATAGAAAAGAGGTCCAAGCAGGCTtacctgaaaaagaaaatattggcAGTGATCATTGGAAAGACCCTGAGGTGACTTGATTATCTGATGTAGGTCGGTATCCATGAGTTCATAAACTAAGTATACATCTTTAAAACTCCTCCTGTGTACTGGCATCATTATATCCTTCAAAGCAATAACATTCTCATGGCGGAGATGCCGAAGGAGTTTCAGCTCTCGCAAAGTCCTTAGTGCATCAACACGGTTGTCAAATACATTATGTATCTTCTTTATTGCTACTTTCTCATTGGTCTCACGGTTTATGGATGAACAAACTATTCCATAAGCTCCTCGCCCAATGGGCTTGATGGGCACATACTTAGTATCTATCTCAAATAATGTTTGCCACATTGAATAGTAATGTTTCCCTTGGTTACCCATCCCATTCGGAGGATCCACCATGATCGCCATTTCCTACtaaggaaacaaaaataatataatttagtaaacAATGAAACAATGGTTTTGAGCTACAAAACTGGCAAATTATGGATGCCTACAGATGAGTGAACAGCTTCATTATCAAAGAAGGGATATAAAAATGCGGTCGAATCTTTGAGAATACTTGGGAAATGCACTTTCTAGCTACAATAGCCCTTGGtaata is part of the Oryza brachyantha chromosome 2, ObraRS2, whole genome shotgun sequence genome and encodes:
- the LOC102710464 gene encoding protein CHLOROPLAST IMPORT APPARATUS 2 isoform X2, coding for MSSSCIPTGLRLDLDMVKAATSPGAHSSPLRPAHSSPSSTLSEASNSSSSATSVSLKRARAPRKRPNQAYNEAAALLASIHPSVFPVKKSPKTASRPPTRQLSGLSAVFDPSSDLLPPLPVLADAAFLLRDAPSPLPQPQSPSGGGKNCSSPAPVSSAFREFRDPAPSPASPDTTDEPGELDFDDDCFDADSILDVDEAAADGAAEGIDGIMGSLTVETNTTSTTSDDSILSSSGIHPYLRSLMVVGLAGRFELGLGSRHGSRPNLNRALKRRDDDGAWWMWPAVPVKDITATPPPAASNTAMPSAPAAPEKKKSKKKKVVKVEKVMAREKEESPNAKCKEEADGTVDAGNGGDGGDADSLPTKAPKTGLGLKLDTDDVLKAWSGKGSMFADGGAPESPKSAAEVRAKLADIDLFPENGSGAGGIREASVMRYKEKRRTRLFSKKIRYQVRKVNADCRPRMKASTRTDS
- the LOC102710464 gene encoding protein CHLOROPLAST IMPORT APPARATUS 2 isoform X1, whose translation is MSSSCIPTGLRLDLDMVKAATSPGAHSSPLRPAHSSPSSTLSEASNSSSSATSVSLKRARAPRKRPNQAYNEAAALLASIHPSVFPVKKSPKTASRPPTRQLSGLSAVFDPSSDLLPPLPVLADAAFLLRDAPSPLPQPQSPSGGGKNCSSPAPVSSAFREFRDPAPSPASPDTTDEPGELDFDDDCFDADSILDVDEAAADGAAEGIDGIMGSLTVETNTTSTTSDDSILSSSGIHPYLRSLMVVGLAGRFELGLGSRHGSRPNLNRALKRRDDDGAWWMWPAVPVKDITATPPPAASNTAMPSAPAAPEKKKSKKKKVVKVEKVMAREKEESPNAKCKEEADGTVDAGNGGDGGDADSLPTKAPKTGLGLKLDTDDVLKAWSGKGSMFADGGAPESPKSAAEVRAKLADIDLFPENGSGAGGIREASVMRYKEKRRTRLFSKKIRYQVRKVNADCRPRMKGRFVRSPSLLQQVLEEES
- the LOC102710755 gene encoding mitogen-activated protein kinase 3; the protein is MAIMVDPPNGMGNQGKHYYSMWQTLFEIDTKYVPIKPIGRGAYGIVCSSINRETNEKVAIKKIHNVFDNRVDALRTLRELKLLRHLRHENVIALKDIMMPVHRRSFKDVYLVYELMDTDLHQIIKSPQGLSNDHCQYFLFQLLRGLKYLHSAEILHRDLKPGNLLVNANCDLKICDFGLARTNSSKGQFMTEYVVTRWYRAPELLLCCDNYGTSIDVWSVGCIFAELLGRKPIFPGTECLNQLKLIVNVLGTMSESDLEFIDNPKARRYIKSLPYTPGVPLASMYPHAHPLAIDLLQKMLIFDPTKRISVTEALEHPYMSPLYDPSANPPAQVPIDLDIDENISADMIREMMWHEMLHYHPEVVAAMSAR